A portion of the Micromonospora vinacea genome contains these proteins:
- a CDS encoding lycopene cyclase family protein translates to MTDSAPLDVDLALLGGGGAASLLLAALDRHGVRDLRIAIVDPVRRRGQDRTWAFWGHPDSDLDPLLSASWQQVEVATAARRRVLDLTPLRYAMLRSGPVYDRAADAERRLDATRIVAPAETVRDDGARVLVGTGDGRSVRAGWVLDSRPRPPARAGRTTWLQHFRGWWLEADRPVFDPTRAVLMDFRTPQPPRGVSFGYVLPVSDRYALVEYTEFSPDLLTDAGYDAALAGYRDLLGLDPAGLRVREVENGVIPMTDAPFPARPTPRVVRLGTAGGATRPSTGFTFSAMYRQADQVARALAVGRAPVPAPAYPSRHRWMDAVALRALDRGGVGGPDFFDRLFDRNPAERVLRFLDGGTTAAEEVAIMNSTRLVPMIAATAGDAVHRVRDRLRPTRPAPAIPPAVVGSAPTARRAGPPSGEDDVRAR, encoded by the coding sequence GTGACCGACTCCGCGCCGCTCGACGTCGACCTCGCGCTGCTCGGTGGCGGCGGTGCGGCGTCGTTGCTGCTCGCCGCACTGGACCGGCACGGCGTCAGGGATCTACGGATCGCCATCGTCGACCCGGTGCGCCGACGTGGTCAGGACCGCACCTGGGCGTTCTGGGGCCACCCCGACAGCGACCTGGACCCGTTGCTCAGCGCGAGCTGGCAGCAGGTCGAGGTGGCGACGGCGGCGCGACGCCGCGTCCTGGACCTCACCCCGCTGCGGTACGCCATGCTCCGCTCCGGCCCGGTCTACGACCGGGCTGCCGACGCCGAGCGTCGCCTCGACGCCACCCGGATCGTCGCGCCCGCCGAGACGGTGCGCGACGACGGCGCCCGGGTGCTGGTGGGCACCGGCGACGGGCGCAGCGTACGGGCTGGCTGGGTGCTCGACTCCCGCCCCCGCCCGCCAGCGCGAGCGGGACGAACCACCTGGTTGCAGCACTTCCGGGGGTGGTGGCTGGAGGCGGACCGGCCGGTGTTCGACCCGACGCGGGCGGTGCTGATGGACTTCCGTACCCCGCAGCCGCCCCGGGGCGTCTCCTTCGGGTACGTGCTGCCGGTCAGCGACCGCTACGCCCTGGTCGAGTACACCGAGTTCTCGCCGGACCTGCTCACCGACGCCGGGTACGACGCGGCGCTGGCCGGCTACCGGGACCTGCTCGGGCTGGATCCGGCCGGGCTGCGGGTGCGTGAGGTGGAGAACGGGGTGATCCCGATGACCGACGCGCCGTTCCCGGCCCGGCCCACCCCTCGCGTGGTGCGGCTCGGCACGGCCGGTGGCGCGACCCGTCCCTCGACCGGCTTCACCTTCTCCGCCATGTACCGCCAGGCCGACCAGGTGGCTCGCGCCCTCGCCGTGGGACGGGCGCCGGTACCCGCGCCGGCGTACCCGAGCCGGCACCGCTGGATGGACGCTGTGGCACTGCGGGCGCTGGACCGGGGCGGAGTGGGCGGTCCCGATTTCTTCGACCGGCTCTTCGACCGCAACCCGGCCGAGCGGGTGCTGCGCTTCCTCGACGGGGGCACCACTGCGGCCGAGGAGGTCGCGATCATGAATTCGACCCGGCTGGTGCCGATGATCGCCGCGACCGCCGGTGACGCCGTACACCGCGTCCGCGACCGGCTGCGCCCCACCCGACCCGCGCCGGCCATCCCTCCCGCGGTGGTGGGTTCGGCGCCGACGGCGCGGCGCGCCGGCCCCCCGAGCGGGGAGGACGACGTCCGCGCCCGGTAG
- the rnhA gene encoding ribonuclease HI has protein sequence MVDAVAGRGVQIWTDGACSGNPGPGGWGALLRYGDHERELCGGEATPTTNNRMELMAAIQALESLNRPVTVELHTDSTYVRNGITSWLASWKRNGWRTAAKQPVKNADLWQRLEAACERHEVTWLWVKGHNGHPENERADGLANKGMTEARGALTSR, from the coding sequence ATGGTGGACGCGGTGGCCGGCAGGGGCGTGCAGATCTGGACCGACGGGGCGTGCAGTGGCAACCCCGGGCCGGGTGGTTGGGGCGCGCTCCTGCGTTACGGCGATCACGAGCGGGAGCTGTGCGGCGGTGAGGCCACGCCGACCACCAACAACCGGATGGAGCTGATGGCGGCCATCCAGGCGTTGGAGAGCCTGAACCGGCCGGTCACCGTGGAGCTGCACACCGACAGCACGTACGTGCGTAACGGCATCACCAGTTGGCTGGCGTCGTGGAAGCGCAACGGTTGGCGGACCGCGGCGAAGCAGCCGGTGAAGAACGCCGACCTGTGGCAGCGGTTGGAGGCGGCCTGCGAACGGCACGAGGTCACCTGGCTGTGGGTCAAGGGGCACAACGGGCACCCGGAGAACGAGCGGGCCGACGGGCTCGCCAACAAGGGCATGACCGAGGCCCGGGGCGCGCTGACCAGCCGCTGA
- a CDS encoding preprotein translocase YidC, translating into MGYRNRQGEQPGDPQHSEDEAGQVPLVQVEADTDVPAPADTDVRPDIVTEPDNSGVAGGSSGSSGGGSSMPKHPDATR; encoded by the coding sequence GTGGGCTACCGAAATCGCCAAGGTGAGCAGCCGGGCGACCCGCAGCACAGTGAGGACGAGGCCGGCCAGGTGCCGTTGGTGCAGGTCGAGGCGGACACCGACGTCCCCGCACCGGCGGACACCGACGTCCGGCCGGACATCGTGACCGAGCCCGACAACTCCGGCGTCGCCGGTGGTTCGTCGGGCAGCAGCGGCGGTGGGTCCAGCATGCCGAAGCACCCCGACGCGACCCGCTGA
- a CDS encoding pentapeptide repeat-containing protein has product MSHPTAPPSGAAQLRADCGRCFGLCCVVPAFAASTDFAIDKPAGSPCPNLRPDHRCGIHTELRERGFPGCTVFDCFGAGQQVAQVTFGGRDWRDAPETLPAMAEAFAVLRPLHELLWYLTEAVALDPPADLRAELERARAETLTLTEGDPTRLRALDVAGHRNRVNPLLSQASDAARTPAGTDRRGAHLLGVDLRRVDLRRANLRGALLIGADLRGADLGLADVTGADLRGADLRGADLRGTLFLHQTQLDAARGDTRTELPQTLTRPAHWTALPLTPVRQPARSPARRGRRR; this is encoded by the coding sequence GTGTCGCACCCCACCGCACCGCCGTCCGGGGCGGCGCAGCTGCGCGCCGACTGCGGACGCTGCTTCGGGCTGTGCTGCGTGGTGCCCGCCTTCGCCGCGTCGACGGACTTCGCCATCGACAAGCCGGCCGGCTCGCCCTGCCCGAACCTGCGCCCCGACCACCGCTGCGGCATCCACACGGAGCTGCGGGAGCGCGGGTTTCCCGGCTGCACGGTGTTCGACTGCTTCGGTGCCGGGCAGCAGGTCGCCCAGGTGACCTTCGGCGGGCGGGACTGGCGGGACGCGCCGGAGACGTTGCCGGCGATGGCGGAGGCGTTCGCGGTGCTGCGACCGCTGCACGAACTGCTCTGGTACCTCACCGAGGCGGTGGCGTTGGACCCGCCGGCCGACCTGCGCGCCGAGTTGGAACGCGCCCGCGCCGAGACGCTGACGCTCACCGAGGGTGACCCGACCCGCCTTCGCGCGTTGGACGTCGCCGGCCATCGGAACCGGGTCAACCCGCTGTTGTCCCAGGCCAGCGACGCGGCCCGGACCCCCGCCGGCACCGACCGGCGGGGTGCGCACCTGCTCGGGGTGGACCTGCGCCGTGTCGACCTTCGGCGGGCCAACCTGCGCGGGGCGCTGCTCATCGGCGCCGACCTGCGCGGAGCGGACCTCGGCCTGGCCGACGTCACCGGCGCGGACCTGCGCGGGGCCGACCTGCGGGGCGCGGACCTGCGGGGCACCCTCTTCCTGCACCAGACGCAACTGGACGCCGCCCGGGGCGACACCCGCACCGAACTGCCGCAGACGCTCACCCGACCGGCACACTGGACGGCGCTACCGCTCACCCCGGTCCGTCAGCCGGCCCGGTCCCCGGCCCGTCGGGGCCGCCGCCGCTGA
- a CDS encoding DUF5919 domain-containing protein encodes MPGWAGRGGRQRRAFVVGGALLAIAVVMLLAAWRSTGFLSDLLLNLGASVVLAAISYVIFDPLFEEARKARVQEHLSFDQQAFVTRLQRSGRRVRILDTWTILLEQRHREETLSAVRAALANGAQVQLLLLDPDCTAAQQRSEELERQRVDVPRQIRTNLRHLAAFADALDSRLRHRLQVRLYDASPSIQLYQWDGRALISFFPIGKLSFNVPQLEVDMDSPWGGFVHARFEELWEHEQATLDLERYWSVMVTLRHDESDVVEVRVPYVTVDGQHYVDCRGFRVTGPLTVRAVLPPRAPGAAPGVFALAEPADGDRTPADVVKRHFDQKYGHGDGERDIRRLVPPPVDARPPAPRPATAGDTHAR; translated from the coding sequence ATGCCCGGGTGGGCTGGTCGGGGCGGGCGGCAACGACGCGCCTTCGTCGTCGGCGGGGCACTGTTAGCGATCGCCGTCGTCATGCTGCTGGCCGCCTGGCGCAGCACCGGCTTCCTCAGCGACCTGCTGCTCAACCTCGGGGCCAGCGTGGTCCTCGCGGCCATCTCGTACGTCATCTTCGACCCGTTGTTCGAGGAGGCCCGCAAGGCGCGGGTGCAGGAGCACCTCAGCTTCGACCAGCAGGCGTTCGTGACGCGGCTGCAGCGCTCCGGACGCCGGGTGCGCATCCTCGACACCTGGACGATCCTGCTGGAGCAACGGCACCGCGAGGAGACCCTGAGCGCGGTACGAGCGGCGCTCGCCAACGGCGCCCAGGTGCAGTTGCTGCTGCTCGATCCCGACTGCACCGCCGCCCAGCAACGCTCCGAGGAGCTGGAACGGCAACGGGTGGACGTGCCGCGGCAGATCCGCACCAACCTGCGCCACCTGGCGGCGTTCGCCGACGCGCTCGACTCGCGGCTGCGGCACCGCCTCCAGGTCCGGCTCTACGACGCGTCCCCGTCGATCCAGCTCTACCAGTGGGACGGGCGGGCGCTGATCTCGTTCTTCCCGATCGGGAAGTTGTCGTTCAACGTTCCGCAGCTCGAGGTGGACATGGACAGCCCGTGGGGTGGGTTCGTGCACGCCCGGTTCGAGGAGCTGTGGGAGCACGAGCAGGCCACCCTCGACCTGGAGCGGTACTGGTCGGTCATGGTCACGCTGCGCCACGACGAGTCGGACGTGGTCGAGGTACGCGTGCCGTACGTGACGGTGGACGGGCAGCACTACGTCGACTGCCGGGGGTTCCGGGTCACCGGGCCACTGACCGTGCGAGCCGTGCTGCCGCCCCGCGCGCCCGGGGCGGCCCCCGGTGTGTTCGCGCTGGCCGAGCCCGCCGACGGGGACCGCACCCCGGCCGACGTGGTGAAACGGCACTTCGACCAGAAGTACGGCCACGGCGACGGCGAGCGGGACATCCGCCGACTGGTGCCGCCGCCGGTCGATGCCCGCCCCCCGGCCCCCCGGCCCGCGACGGCCGGTGACACGCACGCACGGTGA
- a CDS encoding SDR family oxidoreductase, whose product MPQRYENYPRIAVVTGADSGIGKACAVALATAGFEIGVTWYGDPDGAQRTAAEVRATGRRCEVAEVDLTRLPDAAGVVDELADRLGGIGVLVNNAGTGASTPFVDTGWEQWREVLAVDLDAPFLCAQRAARRMRATGAGGRIINITSVHEHAPRVGSAAYCAAKGGLGLLTRVMAQELAADGITVNAVAPGEIATPMTGQEDVDPFTQERPGVPLGRPGDAREVAAVVALLASPAAGYVTGASWPVDGGMLLMGPQAAALPNDDWRSV is encoded by the coding sequence ATGCCGCAGCGATACGAGAACTACCCGAGGATCGCCGTCGTCACCGGCGCGGACTCCGGCATCGGCAAGGCCTGCGCGGTGGCGCTGGCCACTGCCGGTTTCGAGATCGGCGTCACCTGGTACGGCGATCCCGACGGCGCGCAGCGGACGGCCGCCGAGGTCCGCGCGACGGGGCGGCGCTGCGAGGTCGCCGAGGTGGACCTGACCCGCCTGCCGGACGCGGCGGGGGTGGTGGACGAGTTGGCCGACCGGCTGGGTGGCATCGGGGTGCTGGTCAACAACGCCGGCACCGGGGCCTCGACGCCGTTCGTCGACACCGGGTGGGAGCAGTGGCGCGAGGTGCTCGCCGTCGACCTGGACGCGCCCTTCCTGTGCGCCCAGCGGGCGGCGCGACGGATGCGGGCCACCGGCGCCGGAGGGCGGATCATCAACATCACCAGCGTGCACGAGCACGCGCCCCGGGTGGGCTCCGCCGCGTACTGCGCCGCGAAGGGCGGGCTCGGGCTGCTGACCCGGGTGATGGCCCAGGAGTTGGCCGCCGACGGCATCACCGTCAACGCCGTCGCCCCGGGCGAGATCGCCACGCCGATGACCGGTCAGGAGGATGTCGACCCGTTCACCCAGGAACGGCCCGGTGTGCCGCTGGGGCGGCCCGGCGACGCCCGGGAGGTGGCTGCCGTGGTCGCGTTGCTCGCCTCCCCCGCCGCCGGTTACGTCACCGGCGCGTCCTGGCCGGTCGACGGGGGCATGTTGCTGATGGGCCCCCAGGCGGCGGCGTTGCCGAACGACGACTGGCGGTCGGTTTGA
- a CDS encoding MBL fold metallo-hydrolase, whose product MRITRFTHSCVRVEHDGGVLVVDPGTWSEPRALVGADAVLVTHEHTDHVDVLRLAGLGVPVYAPEGARLPDLAPLPVTQVRAGQRFTAAGIPVSAHGGRHAAIHEGQPDCPNLGYLIGGELYHPGDALHVPDEPVRTLLVPAQGSWLRLDEAIRFAGAVGAAAAYPIHDAQLNDRGLASVAGWFAETIPGYRHLVPGDTA is encoded by the coding sequence ATGCGGATCACCCGATTCACCCACTCGTGCGTGCGGGTGGAACACGACGGTGGGGTGCTGGTCGTCGACCCGGGGACGTGGAGCGAGCCGAGGGCCCTGGTCGGAGCGGACGCCGTCCTGGTCACCCACGAACACACCGACCACGTGGACGTGTTGCGGCTCGCCGGTCTCGGTGTCCCCGTGTACGCCCCCGAAGGCGCCCGACTGCCGGATCTCGCCCCGCTTCCGGTGACCCAGGTCCGCGCCGGGCAACGCTTCACGGCGGCCGGCATCCCGGTCAGCGCGCACGGCGGCCGGCACGCCGCGATCCACGAGGGACAGCCCGACTGCCCGAACCTCGGCTACCTGATCGGCGGCGAGCTGTACCACCCGGGCGACGCCCTGCACGTGCCGGACGAGCCGGTGCGTACCCTGCTCGTCCCGGCCCAGGGGTCCTGGCTGCGCCTCGACGAGGCGATCCGGTTCGCCGGCGCCGTGGGCGCGGCGGCGGCGTACCCGATCCACGACGCGCAGCTCAACGACCGCGGCCTGGCCAGCGTCGCCGGCTGGTTCGCCGAGACCATCCCCGGCTACCGTCACCTGGTGCCCGGCGACACCGCCTGA
- a CDS encoding B3/B4 domain-containing protein translates to MQFEHAPQLRDAYPDLVAGVVLADGITATTDVSARTAGYLAAAQGRLVGGAESGFPEIQAWRRAYAAMGLRPTRYRCAAEALLRRLRLDGELPRVHPLVDLCNAISAAYAIPVAVLDLDRVDGDLVVRPAHGDEAYLSFAGDTEHPEPGEVTFVDSAGRAHARRWTNRQSGWSAVRAGTSSVLIVAEALHPGGEPAVTRLVAALVTELTDGWSASTAAAVLTTAAPRFRAPAADDDRGQAVSPGTR, encoded by the coding sequence GTGCAGTTCGAACATGCTCCGCAGCTTCGTGACGCGTACCCCGACCTGGTCGCCGGTGTGGTGCTCGCCGACGGGATCACCGCCACCACCGACGTGTCGGCACGCACGGCCGGCTATCTCGCCGCGGCGCAAGGACGGTTGGTCGGCGGGGCCGAGAGCGGGTTCCCGGAGATCCAGGCGTGGCGGCGGGCGTACGCGGCGATGGGACTGCGACCCACCAGGTACCGGTGCGCGGCCGAGGCGCTGCTGCGCCGGCTGCGCCTGGACGGCGAGTTGCCCCGGGTGCACCCGCTCGTCGACCTCTGCAACGCCATCTCGGCCGCGTACGCCATCCCGGTCGCGGTGCTCGACCTGGACCGGGTCGACGGCGACCTGGTGGTCCGGCCGGCGCACGGCGACGAGGCGTACCTGAGTTTCGCTGGCGACACCGAGCATCCCGAGCCGGGCGAGGTGACCTTCGTCGACTCCGCCGGGCGGGCGCACGCACGACGGTGGACGAACCGGCAGAGCGGCTGGTCGGCCGTGCGGGCGGGCACCTCGTCGGTGCTGATCGTCGCCGAGGCGCTGCACCCGGGTGGTGAGCCGGCCGTGACCCGGCTGGTCGCCGCCCTCGTGACGGAACTGACCGACGGGTGGTCCGCCTCGACGGCCGCCGCGGTGCTCACCACCGCCGCACCCCGCTTCCGCGCCCCAGCGGCGGATGACGACCGGGGTCAGGCGGTGTCGCCGGGCACCAGGTGA
- a CDS encoding LysE family translocator translates to MTIPFLITTLIVVVTPGTGVIFTLSAGLSRGARAGVLAAFACTLGTLPHLLAAMTGLAALMQTSAAAFETVRYLGVGYLLYLAWSMARDRDAFAVATDAPPRSAIRVIVSGVLVNLLNPKPTMFFVAFLPQFVDTTAPGSTRAMLGCGAVFMLLTFVVFSGYGIFAARVRDRVLTRPRVTDWLRRSAAGTFVALGVTLALTER, encoded by the coding sequence GTGACCATCCCGTTCCTGATCACCACGCTGATCGTGGTGGTCACCCCCGGCACCGGGGTGATCTTCACGCTCTCCGCCGGCCTGTCCCGGGGCGCACGGGCCGGGGTGCTGGCCGCGTTCGCCTGCACGCTGGGCACGCTGCCGCACCTGCTGGCCGCGATGACCGGGCTGGCCGCGCTGATGCAGACCAGCGCGGCGGCGTTCGAGACCGTCCGCTACCTCGGCGTCGGCTACCTGCTCTACCTGGCCTGGTCCATGGCGCGCGACCGCGACGCCTTCGCGGTAGCCACCGATGCGCCACCCCGCTCGGCGATCCGGGTGATCGTCTCCGGGGTGCTGGTCAACCTGCTCAACCCGAAGCCGACGATGTTCTTCGTCGCGTTCCTGCCGCAGTTCGTGGACACCACGGCACCGGGCTCGACCCGGGCGATGCTCGGCTGCGGCGCGGTGTTCATGCTGCTCACCTTCGTGGTGTTCAGCGGCTACGGCATCTTCGCTGCCCGGGTGCGCGACCGGGTGCTGACCCGGCCCCGGGTCACCGACTGGCTGCGCCGATCCGCCGCCGGCACGTTCGTCGCGCTCGGCGTGACCCTCGCCCTCACCGAACGATAG
- the pdxR gene encoding MocR-like pyridoxine biosynthesis transcription factor PdxR — translation MGRAKTTASERSISAGSDFLHLTIADAAPGGRADWLTDRLRQAIAEGRVPVGDRLPPTRVLAADLGVSRGVVTEAYQRLTEEGHVAGRGRAGTVVVAAPAAPTPAPAAAPAPVATFPPAPGTDIFDAVRAAHASIDLTPGVPDLAAFPRADWLRAERTVLRRLAAADLGYGDPCGTPALRQAVAAALARNRGISVDPAEVIIVAGVSQALGLLAQALTAAGVDRIAVEDPGSLGVRQHLNNWRMDTPPITVDDAGLRVDELVASGAPAVMLTPAHQFPTGVVLDGDRRRHLVAWARAGGLIIEDDYDAEHRYDRPPVPALRGLLPEQVCYAGSVSKLLAPALRVGWLLVPARLREAVVAAKRNADLGNAVLPQLVLAELMTSGAFERHLRLLRRRHIRRRDAMIAALARALPSATVHGAAAGLHLMITLDDAVLDTELATATLARGVKVQPLSWHCQRPYRPGLVLGYAARTPTEIEDGVAAVAAALRSG, via the coding sequence ATGGGCAGAGCCAAAACGACGGCGTCCGAGAGGTCCATATCGGCCGGGTCCGACTTCCTGCACCTGACCATCGCCGACGCGGCGCCGGGTGGGCGCGCCGACTGGCTGACCGACCGGCTGCGGCAGGCCATCGCCGAGGGTCGGGTGCCGGTCGGCGACCGGTTGCCGCCGACCCGGGTGCTCGCCGCCGACCTCGGTGTGTCCCGGGGCGTGGTCACCGAGGCGTACCAGCGCCTGACCGAGGAGGGGCACGTTGCCGGTCGCGGGCGGGCCGGCACTGTGGTCGTCGCCGCGCCGGCCGCGCCCACACCCGCCCCGGCCGCCGCGCCGGCACCGGTCGCGACCTTCCCGCCGGCACCGGGCACCGACATCTTCGACGCGGTACGCGCGGCGCACGCGTCAATCGACCTGACGCCCGGCGTACCCGATCTGGCCGCCTTTCCCCGCGCGGACTGGCTGCGCGCCGAACGGACCGTGCTGCGTCGCCTCGCCGCGGCCGACCTCGGCTACGGCGACCCCTGTGGCACGCCCGCGCTGCGGCAGGCCGTCGCCGCCGCGTTGGCCCGCAACCGCGGCATCAGCGTCGACCCCGCCGAGGTGATCATCGTGGCCGGCGTCTCCCAGGCGCTCGGCCTGCTCGCCCAGGCACTCACCGCTGCCGGCGTCGACCGGATCGCGGTCGAGGACCCGGGCTCCCTCGGGGTGCGACAGCACCTGAACAACTGGCGGATGGACACCCCGCCGATCACCGTCGACGACGCCGGGCTGCGGGTCGACGAGCTGGTCGCCAGTGGCGCACCGGCCGTGATGCTCACCCCCGCGCACCAGTTCCCGACCGGCGTGGTGCTCGACGGTGACCGCCGCCGCCACCTCGTTGCCTGGGCGCGGGCCGGCGGTCTGATCATCGAGGACGACTACGACGCCGAGCACCGCTACGACCGTCCTCCGGTGCCCGCGCTGCGTGGACTGCTGCCCGAGCAGGTCTGCTACGCCGGCAGCGTCTCCAAACTGCTCGCCCCCGCCCTGCGGGTCGGCTGGCTGCTCGTGCCGGCGCGACTGCGCGAGGCGGTGGTGGCCGCCAAGCGCAACGCCGACCTGGGCAACGCCGTGCTACCGCAACTGGTGCTGGCGGAGCTGATGACCTCCGGCGCCTTCGAGCGGCACCTGCGGCTGCTGCGCCGTCGACACATCCGCCGGCGGGACGCCATGATCGCCGCGCTGGCCCGCGCGCTGCCATCGGCGACGGTGCACGGCGCCGCCGCCGGCCTGCACCTGATGATCACGCTGGACGACGCGGTTCTCGACACCGAACTGGCCACGGCGACGCTGGCGCGCGGGGTGAAGGTGCAACCGCTGTCCTGGCACTGCCAGCGGCCGTACCGGCCGGGCCTCGTGCTGGGCTACGCGGCCCGTACGCCCACCGAGATCGAGGACGGCGTCGCCGCTGTCGCCGCCGCTCTCCGCTCCGGCTAG
- a CDS encoding helix-turn-helix domain-containing protein: MGLRFETRGSDSPWVDAVWTCTSEQVTTMTSVAGVRWGLVFWEQAGRTYTSITGPETRTGTAPVPEGATFTGIEFAVGTSLRAVPTPTLVDGGIELPDTTRRTFRLDGARWETPGPDDAEALVDSLVRAGAVVRDPLVAELLRGHRPAVSGRTVERRFRAATGLTRGAIRQVERARTAAELLATGDPAADVVAKLDYFDEPHLARALRCYVGRTVRQLREGTGGAIGLDLDQRLTS; this comes from the coding sequence GTGGGACTGCGGTTCGAGACGCGCGGGTCCGACTCGCCCTGGGTCGACGCCGTGTGGACCTGCACGAGCGAGCAGGTCACCACGATGACGTCCGTGGCAGGGGTGCGTTGGGGCCTGGTGTTCTGGGAGCAGGCCGGCCGGACGTACACGAGCATCACCGGTCCCGAGACCCGGACCGGCACGGCGCCGGTGCCGGAGGGCGCGACCTTCACCGGCATCGAGTTCGCCGTCGGCACCTCGCTGCGGGCCGTGCCCACGCCGACGCTCGTCGACGGCGGCATCGAGCTTCCCGACACCACACGCCGGACGTTCCGGCTGGACGGCGCGCGCTGGGAGACGCCCGGCCCCGACGACGCCGAGGCCCTGGTCGACAGCCTCGTCCGGGCCGGGGCCGTGGTCCGTGACCCGCTCGTCGCCGAGTTGCTGCGGGGCCACCGTCCGGCCGTCTCGGGGCGTACCGTCGAACGCCGGTTCCGCGCCGCGACCGGCCTGACGCGCGGCGCGATCCGGCAGGTCGAGCGGGCCCGTACGGCGGCGGAGCTGCTGGCCACCGGCGACCCGGCCGCCGACGTGGTCGCCAAGCTCGACTACTTCGACGAGCCGCACCTGGCCCGGGCACTGCGCTGCTACGTCGGACGCACCGTCAGGCAACTGCGCGAGGGCACCGGCGGCGCCATCGGCCTCGACCTGGATCAGCGCTTGACGTCGTAG
- a CDS encoding dihydrofolate reductase family protein — protein MRNLVYTGFMSLDGVVDSPGGGPGEEHRSGGWVFKDLEFVPEAWSLKGEELTDTTALMFGRRSYEAFAPVWPGSEDHADYKELPKYVVSSTLPDDALVDGWGPTTILRSTGDVAALKQGEGGAIFIHGSAELARRLSDEGLIDQYNLLVFPVLLGAGKSLFGRADRDKHMLTLRESESYSNGILKLVYDVKR, from the coding sequence ATGCGCAACCTGGTCTACACCGGTTTCATGTCGCTCGACGGCGTCGTGGACTCGCCCGGCGGCGGGCCGGGTGAGGAGCACCGCAGCGGCGGTTGGGTGTTCAAGGACCTCGAGTTCGTCCCGGAGGCCTGGTCGCTGAAGGGCGAGGAGCTCACCGACACGACGGCGCTGATGTTCGGCCGTCGCAGCTACGAGGCGTTCGCGCCGGTCTGGCCCGGTTCGGAGGACCACGCCGACTACAAGGAGCTGCCCAAGTACGTGGTGTCGAGCACGCTGCCCGACGACGCGCTGGTCGACGGGTGGGGGCCGACGACGATCCTGCGCTCGACCGGGGACGTCGCCGCGCTCAAGCAGGGCGAGGGCGGGGCGATCTTCATCCACGGGAGCGCGGAGCTGGCCCGGCGGCTGTCGGACGAAGGGCTGATCGACCAGTACAACCTGCTCGTCTTCCCTGTGCTGCTCGGTGCCGGGAAGAGCCTGTTCGGCCGGGCCGACCGGGACAAGCACATGCTGACGCTGCGGGAGTCGGAGAGCTACTCGAACGGCATCCTCAAGCTCGTCTACGACGTCAAGCGCTGA